One genomic segment of Amycolatopsis sp. WQ 127309 includes these proteins:
- a CDS encoding DUF4287 domain-containing protein, with product MSFQAYLDNAEKQTGITPRGFLELVGGQGLTKQGEIVAWLKTEHGLGHGHATAVARLVVKGPEFVAEHHGAVHLDGLAARG from the coding sequence ATGTCTTTTCAGGCCTACCTCGACAACGCCGAGAAGCAGACCGGCATCACCCCGCGGGGCTTTCTGGAGCTGGTCGGTGGCCAGGGGCTGACCAAGCAGGGGGAGATCGTCGCGTGGCTCAAGACCGAGCACGGCCTGGGGCACGGGCACGCCACCGCCGTGGCCCGGCTTGTCGTCAAGGGCCCGGAGTTCGTCGCCGAGCACCACGGTGCCGTCCACCTCGACGGCCTCGCCGCCCGAGGGTGA
- a CDS encoding NAD(P)-dependent oxidoreductase, giving the protein MRGTIAVLGLGEAGSALARDLAAAGAVVRGYDPAVPASVGIITTASEAEAARGADVVLSVNSASAAHDALSAGLSGLEPDTLWADLNTASPGAKRRLASMAASHGTGFADLAIMAPVPGRGLRVPMLATGPAAAAVAETLNALGAAVEVMPGEAGLAAERKLLRSVFFKGMSAAVVEALHAARAAGCEDWLRQLITDELTAANESTVERLVTGSHTHAVRRTAEMAAAAEMLTELGVPSNIAGAARDQLAQLAKKPR; this is encoded by the coding sequence ATGCGCGGAACCATCGCGGTACTGGGGCTGGGCGAAGCGGGCAGCGCGCTAGCCCGAGACCTGGCGGCGGCCGGCGCGGTGGTGAGAGGTTACGACCCCGCCGTCCCGGCATCGGTTGGAATCATCACCACCGCCTCCGAGGCGGAGGCAGCAAGGGGCGCGGACGTCGTACTGAGCGTGAACAGCGCATCAGCCGCACACGACGCCCTGTCCGCGGGCCTCTCCGGCCTAGAACCGGACACTCTCTGGGCCGACCTGAACACAGCATCCCCCGGAGCAAAACGCCGCCTGGCTTCGATGGCGGCCTCACACGGCACGGGCTTCGCGGACCTCGCGATCATGGCGCCGGTGCCGGGCCGCGGACTCCGGGTCCCGATGCTCGCAACGGGCCCCGCGGCCGCCGCGGTAGCCGAAACCCTGAACGCGCTGGGCGCGGCGGTGGAGGTCATGCCGGGCGAGGCGGGACTGGCGGCGGAACGAAAACTGCTGCGAAGCGTGTTCTTCAAGGGCATGTCCGCGGCGGTGGTGGAGGCCCTGCACGCGGCGCGGGCAGCGGGCTGCGAGGACTGGCTGCGGCAGCTGATCACCGACGAGCTGACGGCCGCCAACGAGTCCACAGTGGAGCGCTTGGTCACGGGCTCCCACACGCACGCGGTCCGCCGCACAGCGGAAATGGCGGCAGCAGCCGAGATGCTCACCGAACTGGGCGTCCCATCGAACATAGCGGGCGCGGCACGAGACCAGCTGGCGCAACTGGCAAAGAAGCCAAGGTAA
- a CDS encoding GntR family transcriptional regulator — MPETAADQGPGERSVVAAVRDAIVRGEFVPNQRLVEADLSAQFAASRASVRSALIELTNEGLVERVQNRGARVRAVSLEEAVEISEVRMMLESLCAAKAAERITDAEIAELRELGEAMRAAVSGGDVVGYSGLNQRLHRRVREIGGQRTAAQVLERLRGQSVRHQFRLAMRPGRPQVSLPEHLAIIDAVCAHHPVEAAEAARVHLQSVIEALREADAAEVSHLH; from the coding sequence ATGCCGGAGACTGCCGCGGACCAGGGGCCGGGGGAACGATCCGTGGTGGCCGCCGTCCGCGACGCCATCGTCCGCGGCGAGTTCGTCCCCAACCAGCGGCTGGTCGAGGCCGACCTGTCCGCCCAGTTCGCGGCCAGCCGCGCCAGCGTGCGGTCCGCGCTCATCGAGCTCACCAACGAAGGCCTGGTCGAGCGGGTGCAGAACCGCGGCGCGCGGGTGCGCGCGGTCTCCCTCGAAGAGGCCGTCGAGATCTCCGAGGTGCGGATGATGCTCGAGTCGCTGTGCGCGGCGAAGGCCGCCGAGCGCATCACCGACGCCGAGATCGCCGAGCTGCGCGAGCTGGGGGAGGCGATGCGCGCCGCCGTGTCGGGCGGGGACGTCGTCGGCTACTCCGGGCTCAACCAGCGGCTGCACCGCCGGGTCCGCGAGATCGGCGGGCAGCGCACCGCCGCGCAGGTCCTCGAACGGCTGCGCGGGCAGAGCGTCCGCCACCAGTTCCGGCTGGCCATGCGCCCCGGCCGGCCGCAGGTCTCGCTGCCCGAGCACCTCGCGATCATCGACGCGGTCTGCGCGCACCACCCGGTCGAGGCCGCCGAAGCCGCGCGGGTCCACCTGCAGAGCGTCATCGAAGCCCTGCGTGAGGCCGACGCCGCCGAGGTGTCCCACCTGCACTGA
- a CDS encoding 4-carboxy-4-hydroxy-2-oxoadipate aldolase/oxaloacetate decarboxylase: protein MNPVIVTNPPRADAGQVTRLAGYGVATVHEALGRSGLLGPDLRPIQDGARIGGTAVTALCWPGDNLMIHAAVEQCREGDVLVVTTTSPSRDGLFGELFATALRHRGVRGLVINAGVRDVAELRELGFPVWSAAVSAQGTVKATAGAVNVPVVLGGQVVHPGDAILADDDGVLRVRRQDVEAGLTASQARLEKEAAAREAFAAGQLGLDRYGLREKLEALGVRYLTAEEYEKERG from the coding sequence ATGAACCCGGTGATCGTCACGAACCCGCCGCGCGCCGACGCCGGGCAGGTGACCCGGCTGGCCGGGTACGGCGTGGCCACGGTCCACGAAGCGCTCGGCCGCAGCGGCCTGCTCGGCCCGGACCTGCGGCCGATCCAGGACGGCGCGCGGATCGGCGGCACCGCCGTCACCGCGCTGTGTTGGCCGGGGGACAACCTGATGATCCACGCGGCGGTCGAGCAGTGCCGCGAGGGCGACGTCCTGGTCGTCACCACGACTTCGCCGTCGCGTGACGGCCTCTTCGGCGAACTCTTCGCCACCGCGCTGCGCCACCGCGGGGTGCGCGGCCTGGTCATCAACGCCGGCGTCCGCGACGTCGCCGAGCTGCGCGAGCTGGGCTTCCCCGTGTGGTCGGCCGCGGTCAGCGCCCAGGGCACGGTCAAGGCGACGGCCGGCGCGGTCAACGTCCCGGTCGTGCTCGGCGGCCAGGTCGTCCACCCGGGCGACGCGATCCTGGCCGACGACGACGGCGTGCTGCGCGTCCGGCGCCAGGACGTCGAAGCGGGCCTGACGGCGTCCCAGGCCCGGCTGGAGAAGGAAGCCGCCGCGCGCGAGGCGTTCGCCGCCGGCCAGCTCGGTCTCGACCGCTACGGCCTGCGTGAGAAGCTCGAGGCGCTGGGCGTCCGCTACCTCACCGCCGAGGAGTACGAGAAGGAGCGGGGATGA
- a CDS encoding 4-oxalomesaconate tautomerase → MTGVRCMLLRGGTSKGAYFLAEDLPADPAERDDLLLRIMGSPDPRQIDGLGGAQPVTSKVAVVAPPGGRDRDVDYLFLQLGVVDATVSDRQTCGNLLAGVGQFAVERGLVPAGGERTAVRVLLVNTGSIAVSTFATPGGEVDYAGSLAISGVPGTAAPVELDFTGTEGSVCGSLLPTGRIRDNVGGLEVSCVDNGMPVVVARATDFGITGYEPVEELTGLADRIDALRVEAGKLMGLGDVRGSSVPKTTLVAAPRDGGAIATRTFIPVRPHPAIGVLGGVSVVTALLLDGAVGHELLVRPPDGEPIEIEHASGTLGVGIEFDTTATPPRVARSTVFRTARKLFDGSVFPRS, encoded by the coding sequence ATGACCGGCGTGCGCTGCATGCTCCTGCGCGGGGGCACCTCCAAGGGTGCCTACTTCCTCGCCGAGGACCTGCCCGCCGACCCGGCCGAGCGCGACGACCTGCTGCTGCGGATCATGGGGAGCCCCGACCCGCGCCAGATCGACGGCCTCGGCGGCGCGCAGCCCGTCACCAGCAAGGTCGCCGTCGTCGCGCCGCCCGGTGGGCGCGACCGCGACGTCGACTACCTGTTCCTGCAGCTCGGCGTCGTCGACGCCACCGTCTCCGACCGCCAGACCTGCGGCAACCTGCTCGCCGGGGTCGGCCAGTTCGCCGTCGAACGCGGCCTGGTCCCGGCCGGAGGTGAACGCACCGCCGTGCGGGTGCTCCTGGTCAACACCGGCTCGATCGCGGTCTCGACGTTCGCCACCCCCGGCGGCGAGGTCGACTACGCGGGATCACTCGCGATCTCCGGCGTGCCCGGCACGGCCGCGCCCGTGGAACTGGACTTCACCGGGACCGAAGGCTCGGTGTGCGGCAGTCTCCTGCCCACCGGCCGGATCCGCGACAACGTCGGCGGCCTCGAAGTGTCCTGTGTGGACAACGGGATGCCGGTCGTGGTGGCTCGCGCCACCGACTTCGGCATCACCGGCTACGAACCGGTCGAGGAACTGACCGGCCTCGCCGACCGGATCGACGCCCTGCGCGTCGAGGCGGGCAAGCTGATGGGCCTCGGCGACGTGCGCGGCAGCTCCGTCCCCAAGACCACGCTCGTCGCGGCCCCGCGCGACGGCGGCGCGATCGCCACCCGGACGTTCATCCCGGTGCGGCCGCACCCCGCGATCGGCGTGCTGGGCGGGGTCAGCGTCGTCACGGCCCTGCTGCTCGACGGCGCCGTCGGCCACGAACTGCTGGTCCGCCCGCCCGACGGCGAGCCGATCGAGATCGAGCACGCGAGCGGCACGCTCGGCGTCGGGATCGAGTTCGACACCACGGCGACGCCGCCGCGAGTCGCACGCTCGACAGTGTTCCGCACCGCCCGGAAGTTGTTCGACGGCAGCGTTTTCCCGCGCTCATAA
- a CDS encoding zinc-binding dehydrogenase, which yields MGDTMLAGRLDLDKREFGVEEVPIPAPGPGEVRIAVAAAGVCLSDLHLIDGTLPGTGTVTLGHEVSGTVEALGPDVPAHLTVGLRVTLQAGQSCEVCDRCLRRQPCLRSRVRGVHYDGGWAEYALARADTVVPIPDDLPFDQAAIIPDAVSTPYAAVVATAQVRPARSAGVWGAGGLGVHGLQVLRLAGAAPIVAIDPLPAARERALSFGADVALDPAAADFAERIGALTGGRGLDYAFDFAGYAAVREQAAAVLGAQGAMVLAGLTDAPLRLPDSAGLSVRGQRILGHFGSSGEHVLELVSLARHGRLDLSRSISAHIPLAEADRAVKQLADKTGNPIRLILVP from the coding sequence ATGGGCGACACGATGCTGGCGGGCCGGCTCGATCTGGACAAGCGGGAGTTCGGGGTCGAAGAGGTGCCGATTCCGGCGCCCGGGCCGGGGGAGGTGCGGATCGCGGTCGCCGCGGCCGGCGTCTGCCTGTCGGACCTGCACCTCATCGACGGCACCCTGCCCGGCACCGGCACGGTCACCCTCGGCCACGAGGTCTCGGGCACCGTCGAGGCGCTCGGCCCGGACGTGCCGGCCCACCTCACCGTCGGCCTGCGCGTCACGCTGCAGGCCGGGCAGTCGTGCGAGGTCTGCGACCGCTGCCTGCGCCGGCAGCCGTGCCTGCGCTCGCGGGTGCGGGGTGTGCACTACGACGGCGGCTGGGCCGAGTACGCGCTCGCCCGCGCCGACACGGTCGTCCCGATCCCCGACGACCTGCCCTTCGACCAGGCGGCGATCATCCCGGACGCGGTGTCGACGCCGTACGCGGCGGTCGTCGCGACCGCGCAGGTGCGCCCGGCGCGCTCGGCGGGCGTGTGGGGCGCGGGCGGCCTCGGCGTCCACGGCCTGCAGGTGCTGCGGCTCGCGGGCGCGGCCCCGATCGTGGCGATCGATCCGCTGCCGGCGGCCCGGGAGCGGGCCCTGTCGTTCGGCGCGGATGTCGCCCTCGACCCCGCGGCGGCGGACTTCGCCGAGCGGATCGGCGCGCTGACGGGCGGGCGTGGGCTGGACTACGCGTTCGACTTCGCCGGGTACGCGGCGGTGCGCGAGCAGGCGGCCGCGGTGCTGGGCGCGCAGGGCGCGATGGTGCTCGCCGGGCTCACGGACGCGCCGCTGCGCCTCCCGGACAGCGCCGGGCTGAGCGTGCGCGGCCAGCGGATCCTCGGGCACTTCGGCTCGTCGGGCGAGCACGTGCTCGAACTGGTCTCCCTGGCCCGCCACGGCCGGCTCGACCTGTCCCGGTCGATCAGCGCGCACATTCCGCTGGCGGAGGCGGACCGGGCGGTGAAGCAGCTCGCGGACAAGACGGGCAACCCCATCCGGCTCATCCTCGTCCCGTGA
- a CDS encoding response regulator transcription factor, producing the protein MSLKEAPVISNGWRVTAKFTMTGRETEILDLIGEGLRNQEIARRLVMREATVKTHINNLFAKAGFHSREDAVLYAVGIAEPGRYHRAD; encoded by the coding sequence GTGAGTCTGAAGGAAGCCCCGGTCATCAGCAACGGCTGGCGGGTCACAGCGAAGTTCACGATGACCGGTCGCGAGACCGAGATCCTCGACCTCATCGGCGAAGGCCTGCGCAACCAGGAGATCGCCCGGCGGTTGGTGATGCGCGAAGCCACGGTGAAGACGCACATCAACAACCTCTTCGCCAAGGCGGGGTTCCACTCGCGGGAAGACGCGGTCCTGTACGCGGTCGGCATCGCCGAGCCGGGCCGGTACCACCGCGCCGACTGA
- a CDS encoding MFS transporter — MSRPSAPAGETAPKASFVVAVLAFAGIVVSLMQTLVIPLIPALPGLLHASASDATWAITATLLAGAVATPTVGRLGDMYGKRRMLLVSLGALVVGSAIGALSDTLVPMVAGRTLQGLAAGVIPLGISIMRDELPAERLGSATALMSASLGVGGALGLPAAALLAEHADWHVLFWTSAGLGLVVTGLVVALVPESPVRTGGRFDVPGAAGLSIALVCLLLAISKGADWGWGSAPTLGLFAAAVVILLLWGRWELRTRQPLVDLRTTARRQVLLTNLASAVFGFAMFAMSLVLPQLLQLPAATGYGLGRSMLVVGLVMAPSGLVMMALAPVSARISRTRGPKTTLMLGAVVVAIGYAIGIVLMSEVWHLVLISCVIGGGIGLAYGAMPGLVMAAVPVSETAAANSLNTLMRSIGTSISSATAGLVLAQLTVHFGPATLPAASGFRVVLAMGSGAALIALTIAAFLPKHTPAASARVTPEPVAAAQG; from the coding sequence GTGTCCAGACCTTCCGCCCCCGCCGGGGAAACCGCGCCGAAGGCGAGCTTCGTCGTCGCGGTCCTCGCGTTCGCCGGCATCGTCGTTTCGCTGATGCAGACGCTCGTGATCCCCCTGATCCCGGCGCTGCCCGGACTGCTGCACGCGTCCGCCTCCGACGCGACCTGGGCCATCACGGCCACCCTGCTCGCGGGCGCGGTCGCGACGCCGACGGTCGGGCGGCTCGGCGACATGTACGGCAAGCGGCGGATGCTGCTGGTCAGCCTCGGCGCCCTGGTCGTCGGCTCGGCGATCGGCGCGCTGTCCGACACCCTGGTGCCGATGGTCGCCGGGCGGACGCTGCAGGGCCTCGCGGCGGGCGTCATCCCGCTCGGGATCAGCATCATGCGCGACGAGCTCCCGGCGGAACGGCTCGGCTCGGCGACGGCGCTGATGAGCGCGTCCCTCGGCGTCGGCGGCGCGCTGGGCCTGCCCGCGGCCGCGCTGCTGGCCGAGCACGCCGACTGGCACGTGCTGTTCTGGACCTCGGCCGGGCTCGGCCTGGTCGTCACCGGGCTCGTCGTCGCGCTGGTGCCCGAGTCACCGGTGCGCACCGGCGGCCGGTTCGACGTGCCGGGCGCGGCCGGGCTGTCGATCGCCCTGGTGTGCCTGCTGCTGGCCATCTCCAAGGGTGCCGACTGGGGCTGGGGCAGCGCGCCGACGCTCGGCCTGTTCGCCGCCGCCGTCGTCATCCTGCTCCTGTGGGGCCGCTGGGAGCTGCGGACCCGGCAGCCGCTGGTCGACCTGCGCACCACCGCGCGGCGGCAGGTGCTGCTGACCAACCTCGCGTCCGCGGTGTTCGGCTTCGCGATGTTCGCGATGTCGCTGGTCCTGCCCCAGCTGCTGCAGCTGCCGGCGGCCACCGGGTACGGCCTCGGCCGGTCGATGCTGGTGGTGGGCCTGGTGATGGCGCCGTCCGGCCTCGTCATGATGGCGCTCGCGCCGGTGTCCGCGCGGATCTCGCGCACCCGCGGCCCGAAGACGACGCTGATGCTCGGCGCGGTGGTCGTCGCGATCGGGTACGCGATCGGCATCGTGCTGATGAGCGAGGTCTGGCACCTGGTCCTGATCTCGTGCGTCATCGGCGGCGGCATCGGCCTCGCCTACGGCGCCATGCCCGGCCTGGTGATGGCGGCGGTCCCGGTGTCGGAAACGGCCGCGGCGAACAGCCTGAACACGCTGATGCGCTCGATCGGCACGTCGATCTCCAGTGCGACAGCGGGTCTGGTGCTGGCGCAGCTGACCGTCCACTTCGGACCGGCGACACTGCCCGCGGCGAGCGGTTTCCGCGTGGTGCTGGCCATGGGCTCCGGCGCTGCCCTCATCGCGCTGACGATCGCCGCGTTCCTGCCCAAGCACACGCCGGCCGCGTCGGCACGAGTGACGCCGGAACCGGTTGCGGCGGCACAAGGCTGA
- a CDS encoding cytochrome P450, with the protein MTSTLGIPEFPMTRAAGCPFDPPPAARALQEEAPLKRVKLWDGSTPWLVTRYAEQRTLLADPRVSADISRPGYPSPAPLPKGGSGISFILMDNPEHARLRRMVTAPFTIRRTEKLRPAVQRIVDDQLDVLLAGPNPVDLVEAFALPVPSLVICELLGVPYADHGFFQENSKVIIRRDAKPEERAAGHRALIGYLDELMGQKLAEPADDLLSGLATRVNAGELTRVEAAQMGVLLLIAGHETTANMIALGTLALLEHPDQLELLRETDDPKLVASAVEELLRYLNITHNGRRRLALEDIEIAGETVRAGEGMIMANDIANRDPDVFPDGDRLDLSRDAHRHIAFGFGVHQCLGQPLARLELQVVYSTLYRRIPTLALATEVGKVPFKHDGSVYGVYELPVTW; encoded by the coding sequence ATGACCAGCACGCTCGGGATCCCGGAGTTCCCGATGACCCGCGCCGCGGGCTGCCCGTTCGACCCGCCGCCCGCCGCGCGCGCGTTGCAGGAGGAGGCTCCGCTCAAGCGGGTGAAGCTGTGGGACGGCTCCACGCCGTGGCTGGTGACCCGCTACGCCGAGCAGCGCACACTGCTGGCCGACCCGCGGGTCAGCGCCGACATCTCCCGGCCCGGGTACCCGAGCCCCGCGCCGCTGCCGAAGGGTGGCAGCGGCATCAGCTTCATCCTGATGGACAACCCCGAGCACGCCCGGCTGCGGCGGATGGTCACGGCGCCGTTCACCATCCGGCGCACCGAGAAGCTGCGCCCGGCGGTGCAGCGGATCGTCGACGACCAGCTCGACGTCCTGCTGGCCGGCCCCAACCCGGTCGACCTCGTCGAGGCGTTCGCGCTGCCGGTGCCGTCGCTGGTGATCTGCGAGCTGCTCGGCGTGCCCTACGCCGACCACGGCTTCTTCCAGGAGAACAGCAAGGTCATCATCCGCCGGGACGCGAAGCCCGAGGAGCGCGCCGCCGGGCACCGGGCGCTCATCGGCTACCTCGACGAGCTGATGGGCCAGAAGCTGGCCGAACCGGCCGACGACCTGCTGTCGGGGCTCGCCACCCGCGTCAACGCGGGGGAGCTGACCCGGGTGGAGGCGGCCCAGATGGGCGTCCTGCTGCTCATCGCCGGGCACGAGACCACGGCGAACATGATCGCGCTCGGCACGCTGGCCCTGCTGGAGCACCCGGACCAGCTGGAGCTGCTGCGGGAGACCGACGACCCGAAGCTGGTCGCCTCGGCCGTCGAAGAACTGTTGCGCTACCTGAACATCACGCACAACGGCCGGCGCCGCCTCGCGCTGGAGGACATCGAGATCGCCGGCGAGACCGTGCGCGCGGGTGAGGGCATGATCATGGCGAACGACATCGCCAACCGCGACCCGGACGTCTTCCCGGACGGCGACCGCCTCGACCTGAGCCGCGACGCGCACCGGCACATCGCGTTCGGCTTCGGCGTCCACCAGTGCCTCGGCCAGCCGCTGGCCCGGCTGGAGCTGCAGGTCGTCTACAGCACGCTGTACCGCCGGATCCCGACGCTCGCGCTGGCCACCGAGGTCGGCAAGGTCCCGTTCAAGCACGACGGGTCGGTCTACGGCGTGTACGAGCTGCCCGTCACCTGGTGA
- the lexA gene encoding transcriptional repressor LexA produces the protein MTTYDVDPFEHLDSTALPERQQRILVAIRDCVVHHGYSPSSREIAEIVGLRSSSSVSKHLAALEDKGFLSRGGSVARQLDVRAFLRDSGPRENADSVAVPVVGDIAAGTPIAAQEHVDDVLNLPRDLTGRGTVFGLRVRGDSMIDAAICDGDIVVVKQQSEAHSGQIVAAMIDEEATVKVFRRRDGHVYLEPRNPAYEVIDGDRAVILGTVVSVLRSF, from the coding sequence GTGACCACCTACGACGTCGATCCGTTCGAGCACCTGGACTCCACCGCCCTGCCCGAGCGGCAGCAACGGATCCTGGTGGCGATCCGGGACTGCGTGGTCCACCACGGTTACTCGCCGAGCAGCCGGGAGATCGCGGAGATCGTCGGGCTGCGGTCCTCGTCGTCGGTGTCGAAGCACCTGGCGGCCCTGGAGGACAAGGGCTTCCTGAGCCGCGGCGGCTCGGTCGCGCGCCAGCTCGACGTGCGCGCGTTCCTGCGCGACAGCGGCCCCCGCGAGAACGCCGACTCGGTCGCCGTGCCGGTGGTCGGCGACATCGCGGCCGGCACGCCGATCGCGGCCCAGGAGCACGTCGACGACGTCCTGAACCTCCCCCGCGACCTCACCGGCCGCGGCACCGTCTTCGGCCTGCGCGTGCGCGGCGACTCGATGATCGACGCCGCCATCTGCGACGGCGACATCGTCGTGGTCAAGCAGCAGAGCGAAGCTCACTCGGGTCAGATCGTCGCGGCGATGATCGACGAGGAGGCCACGGTCAAGGTCTTCCGCCGGCGCGACGGCCACGTCTACCTCGAGCCCCGCAACCCGGCCTACGAGGTCATCGACGGCGACCGCGCCGTCATCCTCGGCACGGTGGTCTCGGTGCTGCGCAGCTTCTGA
- a CDS encoding lytic polysaccharide monooxygenase auxiliary activity family 9 protein encodes MKANRKLVAAAAGVLLAPVLVLVNPAGIASAHGYVDSPASRQAQCAQGTVSCGEIKYEPQSVEGPKGLTSCNGGNAQFAELNDDNKGWNAAPVGRSVTFTWTFTARHSTASYDYYIGSEKIASVPGNNQQPPATVSHQVDLGGHTGRQTVLAVWNIADTANAFYACIDLQVS; translated from the coding sequence ATGAAAGCGAACCGAAAACTGGTCGCGGCCGCCGCGGGTGTGCTGCTGGCGCCGGTGCTGGTGCTGGTCAACCCGGCCGGCATCGCGAGCGCGCACGGCTACGTCGACTCTCCGGCCAGCCGGCAGGCGCAGTGCGCCCAGGGCACCGTGTCCTGCGGGGAGATCAAGTACGAACCGCAGAGCGTCGAAGGCCCGAAGGGGCTGACCTCCTGCAACGGCGGCAACGCGCAGTTCGCAGAGCTCAACGACGACAACAAGGGCTGGAACGCCGCCCCGGTCGGCCGGTCGGTGACGTTCACGTGGACCTTCACGGCCCGCCACAGCACGGCGAGCTACGACTACTACATCGGCAGCGAGAAGATCGCGAGCGTCCCGGGCAACAACCAGCAGCCACCGGCCACCGTTTCGCACCAGGTGGATCTGGGTGGCCACACGGGACGCCAGACGGTCCTCGCGGTCTGGAACATCGCGGACACCGCGAACGCGTTCTACGCCTGCATCGACCTGCAGGTGAGCTGA
- a CDS encoding NAD(P)/FAD-dependent oxidoreductase, with amino-acid sequence MREITRSEVRRQLDEGFPRLRPPRSAVVVGAGLAGLAAAHELHRAGCDVTVLEASERPGGRAFTLRSPFADGLRAEAGAMTVTPHCDYVTHYRKLLGVELDRSDLLDQDFSYFVNGEFVRADPDSLAAAGLPLAEHERGMSVTDMIERYVTAVAEELGPDLAAPDWAPPAELEHLDRASVQEVLRGRGASQAAIDLMEPLFLEMRGGDLRSASALSWLRHESGHRSLLGEVDGWGKIAGGTDVLPQSFADGLRERIRYRSPVVRLEQDDDAVTVTYLDHGRLATVTTERVVVTVPFSAMRHVDVSHAGLSEAKIDVVRRLRYASIVRVYLQVRRQFWEGRNVSVSTDLPVRWVRDATASQPGPRRILEVLMTGWRSKAVAAMSEEERLNFVLEHVETMFPGTREHYELGVSVVWDHQPWIEGSYVLPERGHGKLMPAIRAPEGRIHFAGEHTSYEPNGGSMSYALESGVRAFVELAAA; translated from the coding sequence ATGCGAGAAATCACGCGTTCCGAAGTGCGGCGGCAGCTCGACGAGGGGTTTCCGCGGCTGCGGCCGCCGCGGTCGGCGGTCGTCGTCGGGGCCGGGCTCGCCGGGCTGGCCGCCGCGCACGAACTGCACCGCGCCGGCTGCGACGTCACGGTGCTGGAGGCATCCGAACGCCCCGGTGGCCGCGCGTTCACGCTGCGGAGCCCGTTCGCCGACGGCCTGCGCGCCGAAGCCGGCGCGATGACGGTGACGCCGCACTGCGACTACGTGACGCACTACCGGAAGCTCCTCGGCGTCGAGCTGGACCGGTCCGACCTGCTGGACCAGGACTTCTCCTACTTCGTCAACGGCGAGTTCGTGCGCGCCGACCCGGATTCACTGGCCGCGGCGGGGCTGCCGCTCGCCGAGCACGAACGCGGCATGAGCGTCACCGACATGATCGAGCGGTACGTCACCGCGGTGGCCGAGGAGCTCGGCCCCGACCTGGCGGCACCGGACTGGGCTCCGCCGGCGGAGCTGGAACACCTCGATCGCGCGTCGGTGCAGGAGGTGCTGCGCGGCCGGGGCGCGTCGCAGGCGGCGATCGACCTGATGGAGCCGCTGTTCCTGGAGATGCGCGGCGGTGACCTGCGCTCGGCGTCGGCGTTGTCGTGGCTGCGGCACGAAAGCGGACACCGGTCACTACTGGGCGAAGTGGACGGCTGGGGCAAGATCGCGGGCGGCACCGACGTGCTGCCACAGTCCTTTGCGGACGGACTGCGCGAGCGGATCCGCTACCGCAGCCCGGTTGTCCGCCTCGAGCAGGACGACGACGCCGTCACGGTCACCTACCTCGACCACGGCCGCCTCGCCACAGTGACCACCGAGCGGGTCGTCGTCACCGTGCCGTTCAGCGCGATGCGCCACGTCGACGTCAGCCACGCCGGGCTGTCCGAGGCGAAGATCGACGTGGTGCGGCGGCTGCGGTACGCGTCGATCGTGCGCGTCTACCTGCAGGTGCGGCGGCAGTTCTGGGAGGGCCGCAACGTGAGCGTGTCCACCGATCTGCCGGTGCGCTGGGTCCGCGACGCGACGGCGAGCCAGCCGGGCCCGCGGCGCATCCTGGAGGTGCTCATGACCGGCTGGCGGTCGAAGGCGGTCGCGGCGATGTCGGAGGAGGAACGGCTGAACTTCGTGCTGGAGCACGTCGAGACGATGTTCCCCGGCACGCGGGAGCACTACGAGCTGGGCGTGTCGGTGGTCTGGGACCACCAGCCGTGGATCGAGGGCTCGTACGTGCTGCCCGAACGCGGCCACGGCAAGCTGATGCCCGCGATCCGCGCCCCCGAGGGCCGCATCCACTTCGCCGGCGAGCACACGAGCTACGAGCCCAACGGCGGTTCGATGAGCTACGCCCTCGAATCCGGCGTACGAGCTTTCGTGGAACTCGCGGCGGCTTGA